One Acropora palmata chromosome 2, jaAcrPala1.3, whole genome shotgun sequence genomic window carries:
- the LOC141874169 gene encoding cytochrome P450 3A31-like: MLMAAQDESLPKSKRWSDSEVLAQSVIFLIAGYETSSNTLGFVAYFLATNPDVQEKLQKEIDSVWDDESKMPSYETVNGLPYLDMVISETLRIYPPAVATLRTCTEICMLKDIKVPKGLAVTIPIYSLHMDSKFWPNPEKFDPERFTPEAKQSRDPYVYQPFGHGPHNCVGMRFAQMEMKLVLARILKKYSFQAAQDTKIPPEIVIRATLVAKEVKLKLTKRE, encoded by the exons ATGCTTATGGCAGCTCAGGATGAAAGCCTCCCAAAATCAAAGAGATGGTCGGATTCTGAGGTACTGGCTCAGAGTGTTATATTCCTGATTGCTGGCTATGAAACCAGTAGCAACACATTGGGGTTTGTTGCTTATTTCCTTGCTACTAACCCTGACGTTCAGGAAAAACTGCAGAAGGAGATTGACAGCGTGTGGGATGATGAAAGCAAAATGCCTTCCTACGAGACAGTGAATGGGTTGCCTTACTTGGATATGGTGATTTCAGAGACCCTGAGAATCTACCCACCAG CCGTGGCTACTTTGCGCACATGCACCGAGATTTGTATGTTGAAGGACATCAAAGTTCCAAAGGGCCTTGCAGTGACGATCCCAATCTACAGCCTCCATATGGACTCAAAATTTTGGCCCAACCCTGAAAAGTTCGATCCAGAGAGGTTTACCCCCGAAGCCAAGCAGTCACGTGACCCATATGTTTACCAGCCATTTGGCCATGGTCCACATAACTGCGTCGGAATGAGGTTCGCACAGATGGAAATGAAGCTAGTACTCGCTCGCATATTAAAGAAATACAGTTTCCAGGCTGCGCAAGATACCAAGATTCCACCGGAGATCGTTATCAGGGCTACTTTAGTGGCGAAAGAAGTTAAGCTGAAACTTACCAAGCGAGAGTAA
- the LOC141874295 gene encoding uncharacterized protein LOC141874295, with the protein MATLENDRTNTTMMGSPPNDQDSSGTTETVEVGVIVIGFCCICLVACALVILQLRSNNRRNSSSRRQRGTENAGEASQDRTCGALDAEAPPSYDAVIRSPHLYPPSRRTSLTHDVSETRRSSASSLCSLSVNSAHVNSHRRESSENNMAQHSNIQPRRSSVREAEDPPPPYPGIITLVTPRNALRVESICCVHAQFPVEGSGHEIPGRVNAQNLTTSERTTERSSSPERHENTPVRTFVVDAWAESNGTSRTPNCQPGCDMRNSVVNPSEDNAIGMVILQPEGDNITRDLVASSGKLQRESTPSQLQTI; encoded by the exons ATGGCGACATTGGAAAACGACCGGACAAATACCACAATGATGGGGAGCCCTCCAAACGATCAAG ATTCGTCTGGCACTACCGAGACAGTTGAAGTTGGAgtgattgtgattggtttCTGCTGTATTTGCCTGGTGGCATGCGCTCTAGTCATCCTACAGCTACGATCAAACAACAGACGCAACTCGTCAAGTCGCCGTCAGAGAGGAACAGAGAATGCAGGCGAGGCGTCTCAGGACCGGACATGTGGTGCATTGGATGCAGAGGCACCGCCCTCGTATGACGCAG TAATCCGTTCTCCACACCTGTACCCGCCTTCCAGACGGACGTCCTTGACACATGACGTCTCTGAGACAAGACGAAGCTCGGCTTCCAGCTTATGTAGTTTGTCAGTGAACAGTGCGCATGTCAACTCACACAGACGCGAATCATCGGAAAACAACATGGCTCAACATTCAAACATTCAACCCAGAAGGAGTAGTGTGAGGGAAGCGGAAGACCCGCCTCCACCCTACCCGGGGATAATTACATTAGTAACTCCTCGAAACGCGCTTAGGGTTGAGAGCATTTGTTGTGTCCATGCACAGTTTCCTGTGGAAGGGTCCGGGCATGAAATACCTGGTCGAGTTAATGCACAAAATCTCACCACAAGTGAAAGGACAACGGAAAGGTCTTCAAGTCCAGAAAGACATGAAAATACCCCGGTCAGGACCTTTGTTGTTGATGCATGGGCAGAATCAAACGGGACTAGTAGAACTCCTAACTGTCAACCAGGTTGTGACATGCGCAATTCGGTTGTAAATCCGAGTGAAGATAATGCAATTGGTATGGTTATTTTGCAGCCAGAGGGTGACAATATAACTAGGGATCTGGTAGCCAGCAGTGGTAAATTACAACGTGAAAGCACACCGTCACAATTACAAACAATATAG
- the LOC141874165 gene encoding mechanosensory abnormality protein 6-like has protein sequence MGRIAEFALFFTITVITSFILRLLFVSGHFKHITNHSPGPCKVIPAKGSEDLAVFPDGLVFVSTEMRLQITLTFNKEYEDRKGKILTFNFNKPDEPPIE, from the exons ATGGGTCGCATTGCTGAGTTTGCCCTTTTCTTTACGATCACGGTTATAACCTCCTTCATATTGCGCCTGCT GTTTGTCAGTGGCCATTTCAAGCACATTACAAACCATTCTCCTGGTCCTTGCAAGGTCATTCCGG cGAAAGGGTCGGAGGATCTTGCTGTCTTTCCCGATGGACTGGTATTTGTATCTACT gAAATGCGCCTCCAGATTACATTAACGTTCAACAAAGAGTATGAGGATCGAAAAGGAAAGATCTTAACATTCAATTTCAACAAGCCTGATGAACCACCAATTGAGTAG